Proteins encoded in a region of the Armatimonadota bacterium genome:
- a CDS encoding SLBB domain-containing protein — MKRPQCGPHRARAGSAVLLAVVLVLALGIPSPAQVSATYVLQPGDVIEVSVWFYADLTRTVTIRPDGGIMLPLIGSVTAAGLTVEQLTRVLSRRYASYIVNPKVSVIVKDLHRIRASALGQVARPGSFDLMPGARLLDLLAAAGGLTEAAAAKEAQLLRPGRPPMRIDLDRLLDGDEELNVKLQGGETLVVPEDLVNIVNVIGQVAKPGRYRLKGETRVLDALLLAGGLTERASVTGARLVRGARETQPLALDSLLLRQDMSHNVVLQAGDTLFIPEETNDKIYVLGDVNNPGVFQVKGEVTLLQALAMAGGPVQRPIGNAQTAHIVRRVAGPDRMVAGVKVEPMANGGALISVDLASLMRGNNPAQHLVVRPGDVVVVPQHGLAGLQIFLSILSGILGVFR; from the coding sequence ATGAAGCGACCACAGTGCGGTCCCCACCGAGCGCGTGCCGGCAGCGCCGTGTTGCTGGCGGTGGTGCTCGTCCTGGCGCTGGGGATCCCGTCCCCGGCACAGGTGTCGGCGACGTACGTCCTGCAGCCCGGAGACGTCATCGAGGTGTCGGTGTGGTTCTACGCCGACCTGACGCGTACGGTGACGATCCGGCCGGACGGCGGGATCATGTTGCCCTTGATCGGCTCGGTGACCGCCGCCGGGCTGACCGTGGAGCAGCTCACGCGTGTGCTGAGCCGCAGGTACGCCTCCTACATCGTGAACCCCAAGGTCAGCGTGATCGTGAAGGATCTGCATCGCATTCGCGCCTCGGCTCTCGGTCAGGTCGCCCGACCGGGGTCGTTCGACCTAATGCCCGGCGCGCGCCTTCTGGATCTGCTCGCCGCCGCCGGCGGGCTCACCGAGGCAGCCGCTGCCAAGGAAGCGCAGCTCCTCCGACCGGGTCGTCCGCCGATGAGGATCGACCTCGATCGCCTGCTCGACGGCGACGAGGAACTGAACGTAAAGCTGCAGGGCGGCGAGACGCTGGTGGTTCCCGAGGACCTGGTCAACATCGTGAACGTGATCGGTCAGGTCGCCAAACCCGGCCGCTACCGGCTGAAGGGGGAGACGCGGGTCCTCGACGCCCTCTTGCTGGCCGGCGGGCTGACCGAGAGGGCGTCCGTCACCGGGGCGCGGCTGGTGCGCGGCGCACGCGAGACCCAGCCGCTGGCCCTGGACAGCCTGCTGCTGCGTCAGGACATGAGCCACAACGTCGTCCTGCAGGCCGGCGACACGCTGTTCATCCCCGAGGAGACCAACGACAAGATCTACGTCTTGGGGGACGTCAACAACCCCGGCGTGTTCCAGGTCAAGGGCGAGGTCACGCTGCTGCAGGCCCTGGCGATGGCCGGCGGTCCGGTGCAGCGTCCCATCGGCAACGCCCAAACCGCCCACATCGTCCGCCGCGTGGCCGGTCCCGACCGGATGGTGGCCGGTGTCAAGGTGGAGCCGATGGCCAACGGCGGGGCGCTGATCAGCGTCGATCTGGCGTCCCTGATGCGGGGGAACAACCCCGCGCAACACCTCGTGGTGCGCCCCGGCGACGTGGTGGTCGTCCCGCAGCACGGACTGGCGGGGCTGCAGATCTTCCTGAGCATCCTGTCCGGCATCCTGGGGGTGTTCCGATGA